The following proteins come from a genomic window of Triticum aestivum cultivar Chinese Spring chromosome 6A, IWGSC CS RefSeq v2.1, whole genome shotgun sequence:
- the LOC123131570 gene encoding phytochrome-interacting ankyrin-repeat protein 2 yields MVQLRSSLSMTRARARGGDSDDADDRGWNQLHVAARKGNLKEVRRLLNEGMDVNAPAWGPKSPGATPLHLAAQGGHVKIMDELLERGANIDARTKGACGWTPLHIAAKERNKRVVRFLVENGAFLPPDLNDHRFNPPLHYCSGLEWAYEMKRMQDESDSGGEASFSSSN; encoded by the exons ATGGTGCAGCTCCGCAGCTCGCTCAGCATGACCCGGGCGCGCGCTCGCGGCGGTGACTCGGACGACGCCGACGACCGCGGCTGGAAccagctccacgtcgccgcccGCAAGGGCAACCTCAAGGAG GTGAGACGTCTCCTGAATGAAGGGATGGATGTCAATGCACCCGCATGGGGACCAAAGTCTCCTGGCGCTACTCCGCTGCACCTTGCTGCTCAGGGCGGGCATGTGAAAATCATGGATGAACTACTGGAGCGCGGTGCAAATATCGATGCCCGAACAAAAGGAGCTTGTGGCT GGACTCCCCTGCACATTGCTGCCAAGGAAAGAAACAAGAGGGTGGTCAGGTTCCTTGTCGAGAATGGCGCATTCCTGCCCCCTGACCTGAACGACCACAGGTTCAACCCACCCCTCCACTACTGCTCTGGGCTGGAGTGGGCGTACGAGATGAAGCGCATGCAGGACGAGAGTGACTCGGGCGGTGAAGCTTCCTTCAGCTCGTCCAACTAG
- the LOC123131568 gene encoding uncharacterized protein, with amino-acid sequence MVLLSPVSRAAAAMYNSSARRDIIINNVTVCATPAATLVASFTVSADMRTTERLMVTTTVLMTMLGTALFLLGVSGRLSGRGRGHSTATRIFFRASFALFLPFMSYMFSQAKSKPPDTGNQPRAQLILLWMILVELLRKKVYAMVAPATDAFARGVGRYSFFDAVEEAARMAWIGYLIYTYVHGFGVKSFFIILWIFSVVKMCKRSMCIYLAKRSFDLAKNAALISGYMVQLVNKRRQLLCDDEHAVGAGIMRVCNYAVMGERRLKREVTPHGFKIQEEEINKILLGDGSPNGKEEVKKSELVRVCNIWDLANSDPIFRYNLSRKHKLENICLAVALFKLLRRKMEHFHMAEADTLQARDLVLRGLLALEGHEDEVANAERAFEVVELELRFLDEYYQAIIPLALSKPGLFIANFVISIVFIFLYCITVLLVTGNGHIFKVLGSLFRGLIGLSIDMVVQYKCFVHQVNFLFGMVCSSSDLIVTFLLTLTLLAVEAYEFLQYVLSDWFIVSVMYTYARKTMLQQKGHAGRVAKGTLWAKHRSHAVIKVHQITMLKPHYLDPRWVWMLVSRLLKRRLVGLPDAIVTGDTKAAIVKALKDVLTPSCGRHFSNGMATLERQRFLNLKWACDPKMSTATMIVVWHIATALFEMRDKQKHPLPPHGQAALTLSRYCAYLVAYEPGLLPDNEAWTKKVYKDIKGELSSFFQSCCNTGDRRERLVKFGQGEEDEQKSAMVKGVKLGKQLEATSSSGGDLLEDERVWGMLLEFWAELLVFVARRPSAGPEAHALALSNGGEFITHIWAMLTHAGVHVPKNHHEDQPSEVVRLSLARSLPPAFPLVYFMANNKDAELETPLLMPEEEEGGPTAPLLEQGSPELTPRPRLPPPKFGELITVLSIDGGGIHGLIPTVVLKCLEEKLQAIDGEDARIADYFDVIAGMSTGAIIATMLAAPNTNKRTKYTPREIQDFYVNNGPNIFPSKRWWRRPLDLLSASRGPKYDGTFLQKNKIKEVSGEHTLSKLAAPTFDANSLEPLTFSSFQDAKQELVEEAGPELPDVSIGPPSTATPTYFPAHYFDIWVSDMEQSKYHLIDGGNNPTMAAISKITREQLLRNPEFHPSGVDYMKYLVISVGAGCAVHENVPAKRGAFNWFHSRRNSHRPVTDTSSHASAVLADWQVRMLLHNGNRVRKQNYLYIQAPHQGGDARGNMAIHNILTKAEEEALFGQAKHKHALEVLLWAMDQADSPVRATVQWWAEYVSFDTP; translated from the exons ATGGTGCTGCTGTCGCCGGTGAGCCGGGCTGCCGCGGCAATGTACAACTCCAGCGCCCGCCGCGACATCATCATCAACAATGTCACGGTGTGTGCCACCCCGGCGGCCACGCTGGTGGCCAGCTTCACGGTGTCCGCCGACATGCGTACCACGGAGCGGCTCATGGTCACCACAACGGTCCTCATGACCATGCTCGGCACCGCCCTCTTCCTCCTTGGAGTTTCGGGACGCCTCTCGGGCCGGGGCCGCGGCCACTCTACCGCCACCCGCATATTCTTCCGCGCCTCCTTCGCTCTCTTTCTCCCCTTCATGTCCTACATGTTCTCCCAG GCCAAGAGCAAGCCACCCGACACCGGCAACCAACCCCGTGCGCAACTCATTCTCCTCTGGATGATCCTCGTCGAGCTCCTCCGCAAGAAGGTCTACGCCATGGTTGCCCCCGCCACCGATGCCTTCGCGCGCGGCGTCGGCCGCTACAGCTTCTTTGATGCCGTCGAGGAGGCTGCACGCATGGCGTGGATTGGGTACCTCATCTACACCTACGTGCATGGCTTTGGCGTCAAGTCCTTCTTCATCATCCTCTGGATCTTCAGCGTCGTCAAGATGTGCAAGCGCTCCATGTGCATCTACCTTGCTAAGCGCTCCTTCGACCTCGCGAAGAACGCCGCCCTCATCTCCGGCTACATGGTGCAACTCGTCAACAAGCGTCGGCAATTGCTCTGTGATGACGAACACGCAGTTGGCGCCGGTATAATGAGGGTTTGCAACTACGCGGTCATGGGAGAGAGACGGCTCAAGAGGGAGGTGACACCCCATGGCTTCAAGATCCAAGAAGAAGAAATCAACAAAATTCTCCTTGGAGATGGAAGTCCAAATGGGAAGGAAGAGGTCAAAAAGTCCGAGCTGGTCCGGGTATGTAACATATGGGACCTCGCCAATAGTGACCCCATATTCAGGTACAATTTGAGTAGgaagcacaagttggagaacatTTGCCTTGCCGTCGCACTCTTCAAGCTGCTTCGACGAAAGATGGAGCACTTCCACATGGCAGAGGCGGACACCCTACAAGCGCGCGATCTCGTCCTCCGGGGACTCCTCGCCCTCGAGGGGCACGAGGACGAGGTTGCCAATGCTGAGAGGGCTTTCGAGGTGGTGGAACTGGAGCTGAGGTTTCTAGACGAGTACTACCAGGCCATCATCCCGTTGGCATTGTCCAAGCCAGGGCTATTCATAGCCAACTTTGTCATCTCCATCGTCTTCATCTTTTTATACTGCATCACCGTGCTCCTCGTCACAGGCAATGGCCACATCTTCAAGGTGCTAGGCTCCCTCTTTCGGGGGCTCATCGGCCTGTCGATCGACATGGTGGTGCAGTACAAGTGCTTTGTCCACCAAGTGAACTTCCTCTTCGGCATGGTTTGCTCCTCCTCCGACCTCATCGTCACCTTCCTCCTCACGCTCACCCTCCTCGCCGTCGAGGCATATGAATTCTTGCAGTACGTGCTCTCTGATTGGTTCATTGTGTCGGTGATGTACACCTATGCCCGAAAGACAATGCTCCAGCAGAAGGGGCATGCCGGGAGGGTCGCCAAGGGCACGCTATGGGCGAAGCACCGCTCCCACGCCGTCATCAAGGTCCACCAGATCACCATGCTCAAGCCCCACTATCTCGACCCGCGTTGGGTGTGGATGCTCGTTTCCCGCCTGCTCAAGAGGCGCCTCGTCGGGCTCCCCGATGCCATCGTCACCGGTGACACAAAGGCGGCCATCGTCAAGGCGTTGAAGGACGTCCTCACCCCAAGCTGCGGCAGACACTTCAGCAACGGCATGGCTACGTTGGAAAGGCAACGCTTCCTTAACCTCAAGTGGGCATGCGACCCCAAGATGAGCACCGCAACAATGATAGTGGTGTGGCACATCGCGACGGCCCTATTTGAGATGAGGGACAAACAGAAGCACCCTCTCCCACCACACGGCCAGGCTGCCCTGACGTTGTCGAGGTACTGCGCATACTTGGTGGCCTACGAGCCGGGGCTCCTCCCGGACAATGAGGCATGGACGAAGAAGGTGTACAAGGACATCAAGGGGGAGCTCAGTAGTTTCTTCCAGAGCTGTTGCAATACTGGTGACCGCCGTGAGCGTCTGGTGAAGTTCGGTCAAGGAGAAGAGGACGAGCAGAAGTCGGCCATGGTGAAGGGTGTCAAGCTGGGGAAGCAGTTGGAGGCCACTAGCAGTAGCGGTGGTGACTTGCTTGAGGACGAGAGAGTGTGGGGGATGCTACTCGAGTTCTGGGCAGAACTTCTCGTGTTCGTGGCGCGCAGGCCATCGGCGGGCCCGGAGGCGCACGCGCTGGCACTGAGCAACGGCGGCGAGTTCATCACCCACATCTGGGCCATGCTCACCCACGCCGGCGTGCATGTCCCCAAGAACCACCACGAGGACCAG CCAAGTGAGGTTGTCCGTCTCTCGCTCGCCCGATCTCTTCCTCCTGCCTTCCCTCTCGTCTATTTCATGGCGAACAACAAGGATGCCGAGCTCGAGACACCACTTCTcatgccggaggaggaggaaggaggaccaACGGCCCCGTTGCTGGAACAAGGATCACCGGAGCTGACACCACGTCCACGGCTCCCACCACCCAAGTTTGGGGAGCTCATCACGGTGTTGAGCATCGATGGCGGCGGGATACACGGGCTCATCCCGACGGTTGTCCTCAAATGCCTCGAGGAAAAGCTCCAA GCGATTGACGGGGAAGATGCCCGGATAGCGGACTACTTCGACGTGATCGCAGGCATGAGCACGGGCGCCATCATCGCAACAATGTTGGCGGCGCCAAACACGAACAAACGGACAAAGTACACTCCTCGGGAAATCCAGGATTTCTATGTCAACAACGGACCTAATATCTTCCCTTCCAAGAG gtggtggcggcggccgCTGGACCTGCTAAGCGCGTCGCGGGGGCCCAAGTACGATGGCACGTTCCTGCAGAAAAACAAGATCAAGGAAGTCAGCGGTGAGCACACCCTGAGCAAGCTCGCGGCGCCTACGTTCGACGCCAATAGTCTCGAGCCTCTCACCTTCTCCTCGTTCCAGGATGCCAAGCAAGAACTAGTTGAAGAGGCCGGACCAGAACTGCCGGATGTCAGCATTGGCCCGCCATCGACGGCCACGCCAACCTACTTCCCAGCACACTACTTTGATATCTGGGTCAGTGACATGGAGCAGTCGAAATACcacctcatcgacggcggcaacaACCCCACAATGGCTGCCATATCCAAGATCACCAGGGAGCAGCTTCTCAGGAATCCGGAGTTCCACCCCAGCGGCGTGGATTATATGAAATACCTGGTTATCTCTGTAGGCGCAGGGTGTGCAGTGCACGAAAATGTGCCGGCCAAGCGGGGCGCCTTCAACTGGTTTCACAGCAGGCGCAATAGCCACCGCCCGGTCACCGACACCTCCTCGCACGCCAGCGCCGTGTTGGCCGACTGGCAGGTTCGCATGCTCTTACACAATGGCAACCGCGTGCGGAAGCAGAACTACCTCTACATCCAGGCTCCG CACCAGGGTGGAGATGCGCGTGGAAACATGGCGATTCACAACATCTTGAcaaaggcagaggaggaggcgTTGTTTGGGCAAGCAAAGCACAAGCACGCTCTAGAGGTGCTTCTGTGGGCGATGGATCAGGCCGATTCACCGGTGAGGGCGACAGTGCAGTGGTGGGCGGAGTACGTTTCGTTCGACACCCCCTGA